Proteins encoded together in one Etheostoma cragini isolate CJK2018 chromosome 11, CSU_Ecrag_1.0, whole genome shotgun sequence window:
- the LOC117952954 gene encoding histamine N-methyltransferase-like isoform X2 — MAAEENQTCFEGRTLQNFQVYLEQSGDHEASLRCVHNILPGEFKRIGAGKSHLDVLGVGSGGGEIDAPMLTLLQSTFPGVPITADIVEGSSQLTDNFKALVAKTTNIQKIPFTWYTMHSEDYERPVKEKGDMKTFDFIHMIQMIYFVDNLASTIKFYHSLLKNNGRLMIIVEADNSGWDVLWKTYTKELCVGAITECRSSGEVISCLKSQGLKYEEHVIPNTFDITECFNPKSQTGQCLLNFFTVKDNFYQSFTPEIRAGMLDLLRNECSSKKDGRVFFNNNVSCILVHA, encoded by the exons ATGGCTGCAGAAGAAAACCAGACTTGTTTTGAGGGCAGGACTCTCCAAAACTTTCAGGTCTACCTAGAACAGTCGGGAGACCACGAGGCCAGTCTCCGGTGTGTACACAACATCCTGCCAGGTGAATTTAAAAG AATTGGAGCAGGTAAAAGCCATCTGGATGTTCTGGGTGTTGGAAGTGGTGGAG GGGAAATTGATGCCCCGATGCTCACTCTACTGCAGTCTACGTTCCCTGGTGTCCCGATCACTGCTGACATTGTGGAGGGTAGCTCTCAGCTCACAGACAACTTCAAAG CTTTGGTAGCAAAGACCACCAACATTCAGAAGATCCCATTTACTTGGTATACCATGCACAGTGAGGACTATGAGAGGCCAGTCAAAGAAAAAGGAGACATGAAGACTTTTGACTTCATACACATGATTCAG ATGATCTACTTTGTGGATAACCTCGCCAGCACCATCAAGTTCTACCATAGCCTTCTGAAGAACAATGGCCGGCTTATGATCATTGTTGAAGCAG ATAACAGTGGCTGGGACGTCTTATGGAAGACTTACACAAAGGAGCTCTGTGTTGGTGCCATCACAGAGTGCCGCTCATCAGGAGAGGTTATTTCCTGCTTGAAGAGCCAGGGTCTGAAATATGAGGAGCATGTGATTCCCAACACCTTTGACATCACTGAGTGCTTCAATCCAAAAAGCCAGACTGGTCAATGTCTGTTGAATTTCtttacagtaaaagataatTTCTACCAGTCGTTTACCCCAGAGATCAGAGCAGGCATGTTAGACCTTCTCAGGAACGAGTGCAGCTCTAAAAAAGATGGCAGGGTGTTCTTCAACAATAATGTGAGCTGCATACTTGTACATGCTTGA
- the LOC117952954 gene encoding histamine N-methyltransferase-like isoform X1, translating into MAAEENQTCFEGRTLQNFQVYLEQSGDHEASLRCVHNILPGEFKRIGAGKSHLDVLGVGSGGGEIDAPMLTLLQSTFPGVPITADIVEGSSQLTDNFKGINNSERHSVIALVAKTTNIQKIPFTWYTMHSEDYERPVKEKGDMKTFDFIHMIQMIYFVDNLASTIKFYHSLLKNNGRLMIIVEADNSGWDVLWKTYTKELCVGAITECRSSGEVISCLKSQGLKYEEHVIPNTFDITECFNPKSQTGQCLLNFFTVKDNFYQSFTPEIRAGMLDLLRNECSSKKDGRVFFNNNVSCILVHA; encoded by the exons ATGGCTGCAGAAGAAAACCAGACTTGTTTTGAGGGCAGGACTCTCCAAAACTTTCAGGTCTACCTAGAACAGTCGGGAGACCACGAGGCCAGTCTCCGGTGTGTACACAACATCCTGCCAGGTGAATTTAAAAG AATTGGAGCAGGTAAAAGCCATCTGGATGTTCTGGGTGTTGGAAGTGGTGGAG GGGAAATTGATGCCCCGATGCTCACTCTACTGCAGTCTACGTTCCCTGGTGTCCCGATCACTGCTGACATTGTGGAGGGTAGCTCTCAGCTCACAGACAACTTCAAAGGTATCAACAATTCAGAACGCCACTCGGTAATAG CTTTGGTAGCAAAGACCACCAACATTCAGAAGATCCCATTTACTTGGTATACCATGCACAGTGAGGACTATGAGAGGCCAGTCAAAGAAAAAGGAGACATGAAGACTTTTGACTTCATACACATGATTCAG ATGATCTACTTTGTGGATAACCTCGCCAGCACCATCAAGTTCTACCATAGCCTTCTGAAGAACAATGGCCGGCTTATGATCATTGTTGAAGCAG ATAACAGTGGCTGGGACGTCTTATGGAAGACTTACACAAAGGAGCTCTGTGTTGGTGCCATCACAGAGTGCCGCTCATCAGGAGAGGTTATTTCCTGCTTGAAGAGCCAGGGTCTGAAATATGAGGAGCATGTGATTCCCAACACCTTTGACATCACTGAGTGCTTCAATCCAAAAAGCCAGACTGGTCAATGTCTGTTGAATTTCtttacagtaaaagataatTTCTACCAGTCGTTTACCCCAGAGATCAGAGCAGGCATGTTAGACCTTCTCAGGAACGAGTGCAGCTCTAAAAAAGATGGCAGGGTGTTCTTCAACAATAATGTGAGCTGCATACTTGTACATGCTTGA
- the LOC117952954 gene encoding histamine N-methyltransferase-like isoform X3: MLTLLQSTFPGVPITADIVEGSSQLTDNFKGINNSERHSVIALVAKTTNIQKIPFTWYTMHSEDYERPVKEKGDMKTFDFIHMIQMIYFVDNLASTIKFYHSLLKNNGRLMIIVEADNSGWDVLWKTYTKELCVGAITECRSSGEVISCLKSQGLKYEEHVIPNTFDITECFNPKSQTGQCLLNFFTVKDNFYQSFTPEIRAGMLDLLRNECSSKKDGRVFFNNNVSCILVHA; this comes from the exons ATGCTCACTCTACTGCAGTCTACGTTCCCTGGTGTCCCGATCACTGCTGACATTGTGGAGGGTAGCTCTCAGCTCACAGACAACTTCAAAGGTATCAACAATTCAGAACGCCACTCGGTAATAG CTTTGGTAGCAAAGACCACCAACATTCAGAAGATCCCATTTACTTGGTATACCATGCACAGTGAGGACTATGAGAGGCCAGTCAAAGAAAAAGGAGACATGAAGACTTTTGACTTCATACACATGATTCAG ATGATCTACTTTGTGGATAACCTCGCCAGCACCATCAAGTTCTACCATAGCCTTCTGAAGAACAATGGCCGGCTTATGATCATTGTTGAAGCAG ATAACAGTGGCTGGGACGTCTTATGGAAGACTTACACAAAGGAGCTCTGTGTTGGTGCCATCACAGAGTGCCGCTCATCAGGAGAGGTTATTTCCTGCTTGAAGAGCCAGGGTCTGAAATATGAGGAGCATGTGATTCCCAACACCTTTGACATCACTGAGTGCTTCAATCCAAAAAGCCAGACTGGTCAATGTCTGTTGAATTTCtttacagtaaaagataatTTCTACCAGTCGTTTACCCCAGAGATCAGAGCAGGCATGTTAGACCTTCTCAGGAACGAGTGCAGCTCTAAAAAAGATGGCAGGGTGTTCTTCAACAATAATGTGAGCTGCATACTTGTACATGCTTGA